One stretch of Pigmentiphaga aceris DNA includes these proteins:
- a CDS encoding RidA family protein, whose amino-acid sequence MNDITRIATDKRRSRAVVYNGMVFVGGQTADDRSQDIRGQTQQTLAKIEKFLAEAGTDKSRLLTAQIWIKDLKADFAGMNEVWDAWTAPGAASTRATAQCEMGAPDVLVEIIVTAAVGKTAA is encoded by the coding sequence ATGAACGACATCACTCGCATTGCCACCGACAAGCGCCGCAGCCGCGCCGTGGTCTACAACGGCATGGTCTTCGTGGGTGGCCAGACCGCCGACGACCGCAGCCAGGATATTCGTGGTCAAACCCAACAGACGCTGGCCAAGATCGAGAAATTTCTGGCCGAGGCCGGCACCGACAAAAGCCGTCTGCTGACCGCCCAGATCTGGATCAAGGACTTGAAAGCTGACTTCGCCGGCATGAATGAAGTCTGGGATGCCTGGACGGCACCGGGTGCGGCATCCACCCGCGCCACGGCGCAGTGCGAAATGGGCGCACCAGATGTGCTGGTGGAAATCATTGTCACCGCCGCCGTCGGCAAGACGGCAGCCTGA
- a CDS encoding haloacid dehalogenase type II, which produces MNKLVLRGVNATGVEGLPHATLRFFDPNPQPSLVMTQIRALVFDVFGTVVDWRNGIAREAAPFLKKWGRTDIDPIAFSDAWRGRYQPSMEEIRSGRRPYCRLDVLHRENLSYVLQYFGIEEAAISEQELVSLNKAWHRLDAWPDVVAALDRLKPHYILGPLSNGNISLMVNLARHAKLPWEVVLGAEITHAYKPSPQAYLRAVEALDLPHAEVCLVAAHNSDLRAARSCGLSTAFVPRPDEYGSHEKADLKADSEWDVIATDFTDLADQLLVGKSA; this is translated from the coding sequence ATGAATAAGCTGGTTTTACGCGGCGTTAATGCGACAGGCGTGGAGGGACTACCACACGCTACGCTAAGATTCTTCGACCCCAATCCCCAGCCGAGCCTCGTCATGACCCAGATCCGCGCCCTTGTCTTTGACGTCTTTGGCACGGTGGTCGACTGGCGCAACGGCATCGCCCGCGAAGCCGCGCCATTCCTGAAGAAGTGGGGCCGCACCGACATCGATCCGATTGCGTTTTCAGATGCGTGGCGCGGACGTTATCAGCCGTCGATGGAAGAAATTCGCAGCGGGCGTCGGCCGTACTGCCGTCTGGACGTGCTGCACCGAGAAAACCTTTCCTACGTGCTGCAGTATTTCGGCATTGAAGAAGCCGCGATTTCCGAGCAGGAACTGGTGTCACTGAACAAGGCATGGCATAGGCTGGACGCATGGCCCGACGTGGTGGCGGCGCTTGACCGCTTGAAGCCGCACTACATTCTGGGGCCGCTGTCCAACGGCAATATTTCCCTGATGGTGAACCTGGCGCGCCATGCCAAGCTGCCTTGGGAAGTGGTGCTGGGAGCCGAGATCACACACGCGTACAAACCGTCGCCGCAGGCCTACCTGCGCGCGGTCGAGGCGTTGGACTTGCCGCATGCTGAAGTCTGCCTGGTGGCGGCACACAACAGCGACCTGCGCGCAGCGCGGTCTTGCGGCTTGAGCACCGCATTTGTGCCGCGACCCGATGAATATGGGTCACATGAAAAAGCCGATTTGAAAGCGGACAGCGAGTGGGATGTGATCGCGACGGACTTCACTGATCTGGCAGACCAGCTGCTGGTCGGTAAATCAGCCTGA
- a CDS encoding aldo/keto reductase, which yields MTFPTPDVHLNDGHRLPTLGFGTWRLNDDESCSSVQRALAAGYRLIDTATRYENEVGVGRGIEASGLPRTSIVVTTKLHDADHGYDAALRAFDASAARLGLDYVDLYLIHWPLAERDLYIDTWRAFIRLREEGRVRSIGVSNFEAPHLERLIAETDVAPAVNQIELHVDFSQPALRAFHARHGIVTQSWRPLGKGNLFDHPVVTALAQKHQRSPAQILLRWHVELGLVPIPKSGNPARIAENLDIFGFSLTSEDLRTLATLDGDHRQGEHPDRHLAF from the coding sequence ATGACCTTCCCTACTCCCGACGTGCATCTGAACGACGGCCACCGGCTGCCCACGCTGGGTTTCGGTACGTGGCGGCTGAACGACGACGAGTCCTGTAGTTCGGTACAGCGCGCGCTTGCCGCAGGCTATCGCCTGATCGACACCGCCACCCGTTATGAAAACGAGGTCGGTGTGGGACGTGGCATCGAGGCCAGCGGCTTGCCACGTACCTCAATAGTGGTGACAACCAAGCTGCACGATGCCGATCACGGCTACGATGCCGCGCTGCGTGCCTTCGACGCCAGTGCAGCGCGACTGGGCCTGGATTACGTCGATCTCTATCTGATCCACTGGCCCCTGGCCGAACGCGATCTATATATAGACACCTGGCGTGCATTCATTCGGCTTCGCGAGGAAGGCCGGGTGCGTTCGATTGGCGTGTCCAATTTCGAAGCGCCGCATCTGGAACGCTTGATCGCGGAAACCGACGTCGCCCCTGCGGTGAATCAGATCGAACTGCACGTAGACTTCTCGCAGCCCGCGTTGCGCGCCTTTCATGCCCGCCACGGCATCGTTACGCAGTCCTGGCGTCCCTTGGGCAAAGGCAATCTGTTCGACCACCCGGTCGTCACCGCCCTGGCGCAGAAACATCAACGCAGTCCCGCGCAGATTCTGCTGCGCTGGCACGTCGAGCTTGGTTTGGTGCCTATCCCCAAATCAGGCAACCCGGCGCGTATCGCAGAAAATCTGGACATCTTCGGTTTCTCGCTAACCAGCGAAGACCTACGCACCCTTGCCACGCTCGACGGCGATCATCGCCAGGGCGAACACCCCGACCGCCATCTGGCTTTCTAG
- a CDS encoding MFS transporter gives MHGPLPQDTSTTDTSALSPRAVGLATLALSVGSFGIGTGEFAIMGLLPQVSGDLNVSAPDVGHLISAYAMGVVVGAPLITVLAARASRRILLFALMAVFVLGNLASALAPGYLSLTFFRFLTGLPHGAYFGIAALVAASMVGPKKRGQAIGHVMLGLTVAALIGNPVATWLGQWLGWRSAFATVAIIGAATIGMLAVYLPRQIGLETSNAARELSGFARGQVWLTLATGAIGFGGLFAVFSYVAPTVTEVTGLSSSAVPVALAAIGVGMILGNLAGGWLADRALMPGIAAILVWSALVLAAFPFTAHHAWLAMINLVLIGTTVGLGPALQIRLMDVAADAQTLAAAMNHSAFNLANALGAWLGGVVITANYGWTSTAWVGAVLAVGGLLVFGVSAMLHAGGRASNRVAA, from the coding sequence ATGCACGGCCCCTTGCCCCAAGACACTTCCACCACCGACACCTCGGCACTTTCGCCGCGTGCCGTAGGCCTCGCCACGCTGGCGCTTTCCGTTGGCAGCTTCGGCATCGGCACCGGCGAATTCGCGATCATGGGTTTGCTGCCTCAGGTTTCTGGCGACCTGAACGTGTCCGCGCCCGACGTGGGCCACCTGATCAGCGCCTACGCCATGGGCGTGGTGGTGGGTGCGCCGCTGATTACCGTGCTGGCTGCCCGGGCTTCGCGCCGCATCTTGCTGTTTGCGCTGATGGCGGTGTTCGTGCTGGGCAATCTCGCCAGTGCGTTGGCACCTGGCTACCTGTCGCTGACTTTTTTCCGCTTCCTGACCGGGCTGCCGCATGGTGCCTATTTCGGCATTGCCGCGCTGGTGGCGGCATCGATGGTAGGACCGAAGAAACGTGGGCAGGCCATCGGCCACGTCATGTTGGGGCTGACGGTGGCCGCGCTGATCGGCAACCCCGTGGCAACCTGGCTGGGTCAGTGGCTGGGCTGGCGCTCGGCCTTTGCCACGGTGGCCATCATCGGGGCTGCCACCATCGGCATGCTGGCGGTTTATCTGCCTCGGCAAATCGGCCTGGAAACCAGCAACGCCGCCCGTGAACTGAGCGGGTTCGCGCGTGGCCAGGTGTGGCTGACGCTGGCCACCGGCGCCATCGGCTTCGGGGGCCTGTTCGCCGTGTTCAGTTATGTAGCGCCTACCGTCACGGAAGTGACCGGTCTGTCGTCGTCTGCCGTGCCAGTTGCACTGGCCGCCATCGGCGTCGGCATGATCCTGGGCAACCTCGCGGGCGGCTGGCTGGCCGACCGGGCGCTGATGCCCGGCATTGCGGCCATTCTGGTATGGAGCGCACTGGTGCTGGCCGCCTTCCCGTTCACCGCCCATCATGCCTGGCTGGCGATGATCAACCTGGTGTTGATCGGCACCACCGTGGGCCTGGGTCCGGCCTTGCAAATCCGCTTGATGGACGTGGCGGCTGATGCACAGACGCTTGCCGCCGCCATGAACCACTCGGCATTCAACCTGGCCAACGCGCTGGGTGCGTGGCTGGGTGGTGTGGTGATCACCGCAAACTATGGCTGGACGTCCACCGCGTGGGTGGGTGCAGTCTTGGCCGTGGGTGGGCTGCTGGTCTTCGGGGTAAGCGCCATGCTGCATGCAGGCGGCCGAGCGTCGAACCGCGTGGCAGCCTGA
- a CDS encoding DUF72 domain-containing protein — protein MVARSKARTHIRVGIGGWTFAPWRDNFYPADLAQSRELEYASTQVTAIEINGTYYGTQKPSTFARWRDETPEDFVFSVKASRYATNRKVLGDAGESIAKFIGSGLAELGPKLGPILWELAPTKVFDPDDLRAFFALLPDKVDGLPLRHVLEVRHESFMCADYVALARKYRVATVFTDSPKFPSFADVTGDFVYARLMDAKSRLKAGYAPKALDAWADTARSWAQGNLPDALTYAAQPGKTTKPRDVFVFFINGAKERAPAAAMALLTRLAKG, from the coding sequence ATGGTCGCACGCAGCAAAGCGCGCACGCACATACGGGTGGGCATTGGCGGATGGACGTTTGCGCCGTGGCGCGACAACTTCTACCCCGCTGATTTAGCCCAGTCGCGCGAGTTGGAATACGCCAGCACGCAGGTAACCGCCATCGAAATCAACGGCACCTACTACGGCACGCAAAAGCCCAGCACCTTCGCACGCTGGCGTGACGAAACACCCGAGGATTTTGTGTTCTCAGTAAAAGCATCGCGTTACGCCACCAACCGCAAGGTGTTGGGCGATGCGGGTGAATCGATTGCAAAGTTCATCGGCAGCGGGCTGGCAGAGCTTGGCCCCAAACTTGGGCCGATTCTGTGGGAACTGGCTCCCACCAAGGTCTTCGACCCTGACGACCTACGCGCCTTCTTTGCGCTGCTGCCCGACAAAGTAGACGGCCTGCCGCTGCGCCACGTGCTGGAAGTACGCCACGAGAGTTTCATGTGTGCGGACTATGTGGCGCTGGCCCGCAAGTACCGGGTTGCCACCGTATTCACCGACTCGCCCAAATTCCCATCGTTTGCCGACGTGACCGGCGACTTTGTGTATGCCCGCCTGATGGACGCGAAGTCGAGATTGAAGGCAGGTTATGCGCCCAAGGCGCTGGACGCCTGGGCAGACACGGCACGCAGCTGGGCGCAGGGAAACTTGCCCGATGCGTTGACCTACGCAGCCCAGCCAGGCAAGACTACCAAGCCGCGCGACGTTTTTGTGTTCTTCATCAACGGCGCAAAGGAACGCGCGCCGGCCGCAGCGATGGCCTTGCTGACTCGGCTGGCGAAGGGTTGA
- a CDS encoding hydantoinase/carbamoylase family amidase: MMVSDVGLKDDVATLPTATGTYSHQTALVNRMLDEIGALTRDGEGITRETYGAGEENAIQAIEQYAAELGFAAERDRFQNLWLRLPLDHRTEPPVVIGSHMDSVPQGGNFDGLAGVLAGMLVLDRLRDDPTQAPPLRVLALRAEESAWFGKAYIGSLALLGKLPASALALRHRSGQGTLGEAMQRSGVDVDALARGEALLAPSDIAAYLELHIEQGPVMVARGWPATVVTGIRGNIRHNRVRCLGETGHSGAVPRWLRKDAMLAVADLLSRLDEHWRVLLQMGMDLVMTTGMCSTPARSHAVSVIPGEVEFSFEVRSQSVDTLERFYQLMQEECRAVEKSRGVRFEFDGLIRSEPAAMDPDWIARIETAGQTLGAPIERLPSGAGHDAAVFANAGVPSAMVFVRNEHGSHNVHEAMEVADFMQGVDLLHEALIAR, translated from the coding sequence ATGATGGTGTCTGATGTTGGGTTGAAGGACGACGTGGCTACATTGCCCACAGCAACGGGCACCTATTCGCACCAGACCGCACTGGTGAATCGGATGCTGGACGAAATCGGTGCGCTGACACGCGATGGCGAAGGCATCACCCGCGAGACCTATGGTGCTGGCGAAGAAAACGCCATCCAGGCGATCGAGCAGTACGCCGCCGAACTGGGATTCGCGGCCGAGCGGGATCGTTTCCAGAACCTGTGGTTGCGCCTGCCGCTGGATCATCGCACCGAGCCCCCGGTGGTGATCGGCTCGCATATGGATTCGGTGCCGCAAGGCGGCAACTTCGACGGCTTGGCGGGTGTGTTGGCCGGCATGCTGGTGCTGGACCGCCTGCGCGACGATCCGACACAGGCCCCACCGCTGCGCGTGCTGGCTTTGCGCGCCGAAGAAAGCGCCTGGTTCGGCAAGGCGTATATCGGTTCGCTGGCACTGCTGGGCAAGCTGCCGGCCAGTGCGCTGGCGCTGCGTCATCGCAGCGGGCAGGGCACCTTGGGTGAAGCCATGCAGCGCAGTGGCGTAGACGTGGATGCGCTGGCACGTGGCGAAGCGCTGCTGGCTCCGTCCGATATTGCGGCTTACCTGGAACTGCATATCGAACAAGGGCCGGTGATGGTGGCGCGTGGCTGGCCGGCGACCGTGGTGACCGGCATTCGCGGCAACATCCGCCACAACCGGGTGCGCTGCCTGGGCGAGACGGGGCACTCGGGTGCCGTGCCGCGTTGGTTGCGCAAGGACGCCATGCTGGCCGTGGCCGACTTGCTGTCGCGCCTGGACGAACACTGGCGTGTGCTGTTGCAGATGGGCATGGACCTGGTAATGACCACCGGCATGTGCAGCACGCCGGCCCGGTCACACGCGGTGTCGGTGATACCGGGCGAGGTGGAATTCAGCTTTGAAGTGCGCAGCCAGAGTGTGGATACGCTGGAGCGCTTTTATCAGTTGATGCAGGAAGAATGCCGGGCAGTGGAAAAGAGCCGGGGCGTGCGGTTTGAGTTCGATGGCTTGATTCGCTCAGAACCGGCCGCAATGGACCCGGATTGGATCGCGCGTATCGAAACTGCCGGGCAGACCTTGGGTGCGCCTATCGAACGCCTGCCCAGCGGTGCGGGCCACGACGCCGCCGTGTTTGCCAACGCCGGCGTGCCGTCTGCGATGGTGTTCGTGCGCAACGAGCATGGATCGCACAATGTGCATGAAGCCATGGAAGTTGCCGATTTCATGCAAGGCGTGGATCTGCTGCATGAGGCGTTGATCGCACGTTGA
- a CDS encoding orotate phosphoribosyltransferase, translating into MTLSASPSEQVASTLVRLGAVRISSGQPFIYTSGWASPVYIDTRLLMSDVAARRVVLDVATAALADHVRSQGINAVVGAESSGIAFAAWLAERLNLPMLYLRKRPLGWGNAARLEGLLPPDAKLLYVDDVTTDARSKVAATAALRATGAQMHDCLVFVDYAIYPGARALLAEHKLGLHSLAHWAELHAALIEAGGLSDEQIQTLAAFSADPVQWSIEHGGVGA; encoded by the coding sequence ATGACTTTGTCTGCCTCTCCGTCTGAACAAGTGGCCAGCACACTGGTCCGCCTGGGTGCCGTGCGCATTTCCAGTGGCCAGCCGTTCATCTATACCTCGGGCTGGGCCAGCCCGGTGTATATCGACACGCGCTTGCTGATGTCCGATGTCGCCGCCCGTCGCGTGGTGCTGGATGTGGCCACCGCGGCGTTGGCCGATCATGTGCGCAGCCAGGGCATCAATGCCGTGGTGGGTGCCGAGAGTTCGGGCATTGCGTTCGCGGCCTGGTTGGCCGAGCGCCTGAACTTGCCGATGCTGTATTTGCGCAAGCGCCCGCTTGGCTGGGGCAACGCGGCCCGGCTGGAAGGCCTGCTGCCGCCCGATGCAAAGCTGCTGTATGTGGATGACGTGACGACCGATGCGCGCTCGAAAGTGGCGGCCACGGCTGCGCTGCGTGCCACGGGGGCACAGATGCATGACTGTCTGGTGTTCGTCGATTATGCGATCTATCCGGGGGCGCGTGCGCTCTTGGCCGAACACAAGTTGGGCCTGCATTCGCTGGCGCATTGGGCCGAGCTGCATGCGGCCTTGATCGAGGCGGGTGGTCTGAGCGATGAGCAGATTCAGACCTTGGCGGCCTTCAGTGCCGACCCGGTGCAGTGGTCGATCGAGCATGGCGGGGTGGGGGCATGA
- a CDS encoding LysR family transcriptional regulator: MNSPSSRSFLRQLDLGTLDLFLLIIETGSIARAAESGQLVASAVSKRIAELEHLVGLPLFERHARGVHPTAAGERLARHARTLLNDADRLRQDIASFSGGIHGNVRVCASASAVEQFLPADLAIFANSNPDIRIELRQGSSRVVANAVLNRKAELGICGHCEDVAPLQSRPYRMERLVLVMPHGHALADRDTLDFAEALDYEQVGLRGSSTVQATLNQVARSANRVLRQRLEVDSLSAMCRMIECGIGIGVMPLGAFQAMGEQRLHAASLTDPWAVRELNLHAIDFDELSAAATCFVECLAADVV; encoded by the coding sequence ATGAACTCGCCCTCATCCCGAAGCTTCCTGCGACAGCTCGACCTGGGCACGCTTGACCTGTTTCTGCTGATCATCGAAACCGGCAGCATTGCGCGCGCCGCCGAAAGCGGGCAACTGGTCGCATCCGCCGTCAGCAAACGCATTGCCGAACTGGAACACCTGGTCGGCCTGCCCTTGTTCGAACGCCACGCACGCGGCGTACACCCCACGGCCGCAGGCGAACGACTGGCCCGCCACGCCCGTACCCTGCTCAACGACGCGGACCGCCTGCGCCAGGACATCGCCAGCTTCTCTGGCGGCATCCACGGCAACGTGCGCGTATGCGCCAGCGCTTCGGCCGTTGAACAATTCCTGCCCGCCGACCTGGCCATCTTTGCTAACTCCAACCCCGACATTCGCATCGAACTGCGCCAAGGCAGCAGCCGGGTGGTAGCCAACGCCGTGTTGAATCGCAAGGCTGAACTGGGCATCTGCGGCCACTGCGAAGACGTTGCCCCGCTGCAATCGCGCCCTTATCGCATGGAGCGCCTGGTACTCGTCATGCCGCACGGCCACGCATTGGCCGACCGCGACACCCTGGACTTTGCCGAAGCGCTGGACTACGAACAGGTGGGCTTACGCGGCAGCAGCACCGTACAAGCCACGCTGAACCAGGTGGCCCGCAGCGCAAACCGTGTACTGCGACAGCGGCTGGAAGTCGACAGTCTGTCGGCCATGTGCCGGATGATCGAATGCGGCATCGGCATTGGCGTGATGCCCCTTGGCGCATTCCAGGCCATGGGCGAACAACGCCTGCACGCAGCAAGCCTGACCGACCCGTGGGCCGTGCGTGAACTGAATCTGCACGCGATTGATTTCGATGAACTGTCGGCAGCGGCGACGTGTTTTGTGGAGTGTCTGGCCGCAGATGTGGTGTGA
- a CDS encoding Fic family protein, which yields MKLGFTALVDRYGIALVQALRVESEIGKTRVSRESNGHTANKYPPSYQPTDDFAGHFEFGLKYEEIHIEFFARLFAATGPGPIEAWCREAPFGQYARRTGFLYEWLTGELLDVPDVSNGGYVDAISSQCYLTRTEFVRNRRWRINDNLPGTAAFCPLVRRTEIVQEALLFDLDAALGALHQAFGADILMRTASWLTFKESRASFLIEKEADKTDRVQRFAYVIAKHCGHIEDPLSSNSLHTLQAGILGHDAVGLGLRRSPVFVGQSTMREDIVHYVGPNFETLPQLLEGLSAFEAATRGAEPLARAAVIAFAFVYIHPMRDGNGRIHRFLVNDTLIRDRALPDGVILPVSATITSSVDFRVRYDRTLEAFSRPLMQRYAASYRFGDLVHYEDGTSSNLIFDDYKDALFAWRYPDLTEHVLYTAQVVAHTVRKEMADEAQVLVMFQRAQTQLKDVLEMPDQDANRVIRSLKENGWQVSGKLKKAYPQLDDSARAERVVEAVRSAFEG from the coding sequence ATGAAACTAGGGTTCACGGCACTTGTTGATCGCTACGGCATTGCGCTGGTGCAAGCCCTGCGTGTCGAATCGGAGATTGGAAAGACGCGGGTAAGCCGCGAGAGCAATGGGCATACAGCAAATAAATATCCCCCAAGCTATCAACCGACAGATGATTTCGCCGGGCATTTCGAGTTCGGGCTCAAATACGAAGAAATTCACATCGAGTTTTTCGCTCGCCTGTTTGCTGCAACCGGTCCGGGACCCATTGAAGCGTGGTGCCGCGAAGCACCTTTCGGTCAATACGCTCGTCGCACGGGTTTCCTGTACGAGTGGTTGACTGGCGAGCTTCTGGATGTGCCGGATGTCAGCAATGGCGGCTACGTGGATGCTATTTCATCTCAGTGCTATCTGACCCGCACTGAGTTTGTGCGTAATCGGCGCTGGCGCATCAACGACAATCTACCCGGCACGGCGGCCTTTTGCCCGCTTGTCCGCCGGACCGAAATTGTCCAGGAAGCACTGCTATTCGACCTTGATGCCGCATTGGGAGCACTGCACCAAGCCTTTGGTGCCGATATCTTGATGCGTACGGCCAGTTGGCTGACGTTTAAGGAATCGCGAGCTAGCTTTTTGATCGAGAAAGAAGCCGATAAGACAGACAGGGTTCAGCGTTTTGCCTACGTGATTGCCAAGCACTGTGGCCATATCGAAGATCCACTGAGCAGCAATAGTTTGCACACTTTGCAAGCGGGCATTCTGGGTCATGATGCCGTTGGGCTTGGGCTTCGACGCTCTCCAGTTTTCGTCGGTCAGTCGACCATGCGTGAGGACATCGTTCACTATGTGGGCCCGAATTTCGAGACGTTGCCACAATTGCTTGAAGGCCTGAGTGCATTCGAGGCGGCAACCCGGGGTGCCGAGCCGCTGGCTCGCGCTGCTGTAATTGCCTTTGCTTTTGTTTATATCCACCCGATGCGGGACGGCAATGGTCGTATCCATCGCTTCCTGGTCAATGACACGCTGATCCGTGATCGAGCGCTGCCGGATGGCGTGATTTTGCCAGTGTCAGCCACCATAACCAGTTCAGTGGATTTCCGGGTGCGCTATGACCGTACGCTAGAGGCGTTTTCGCGTCCATTGATGCAACGCTACGCAGCGTCTTATCGATTTGGTGATCTTGTTCACTACGAGGATGGCACGTCGAGCAATTTGATTTTCGATGACTACAAGGATGCACTGTTTGCCTGGCGTTATCCCGACCTGACCGAACACGTCCTGTACACGGCGCAAGTGGTTGCGCACACGGTTCGCAAAGAGATGGCTGATGAGGCCCAGGTGCTGGTCATGTTCCAGCGTGCCCAGACGCAACTCAAGGATGTGCTGGAAATGCCAGACCAAGACGCGAATCGCGTGATCCGCTCGCTTAAAGAAAATGGCTGGCAGGTGTCCGGCAAGCTGAAGAAGGCGTATCCACAGCTGGATGATTCCGCTCGGGCTGAACGTGTCGTGGAGGCTGTGCGTTCGGCATTCGAAGGATGA
- a CDS encoding MFS transporter has protein sequence MTDPLAQHAPSAPQTVVAVRPKRAFYVFCGLTFLSFLTTSTLSYLSVMLSSVGMQPEDIGVVLGSPLIPVVAGVLFAGKFIQRYGALRIAIAGQVLTLVSFLGMGLVLADPTGATIARFLLGLGFGLVFPAALIYARGLLSGPNTVYWFGIFTSMVPLPNFIGPPLAEWYFMHYGSKWFFVVFALPLLASLVMMRFVKRDVPAPNTGTAGTGYLRLLTMKSLWLPHAAIVMVGLMWGFMLSFMALLLKGQAIPVAFFFTSATLAMLLSRFTLMRWLGRMPARWVVAGGLVSMSAGYLALSMLSLDRSIVALAGVVFGVGYSTAFPVLSLWVADQFPLAERGQPMALFTAVFQTAIFGVPYLVASMSAAGMSLSQTLLPLSALALSFALLIVLLSPKRS, from the coding sequence ATGACAGACCCGCTCGCCCAGCACGCACCGTCCGCCCCACAGACCGTCGTGGCGGTGCGACCCAAGCGGGCGTTCTACGTGTTCTGTGGCCTTACCTTTCTGTCCTTCCTGACGACCTCGACCCTGTCTTATCTGTCGGTCATGCTGTCGTCGGTCGGCATGCAGCCCGAAGACATCGGCGTAGTGTTGGGATCACCCTTGATACCCGTGGTGGCGGGCGTGCTGTTCGCTGGCAAATTCATTCAGCGATATGGCGCGCTGCGTATTGCGATTGCAGGCCAGGTGCTCACATTGGTGTCGTTCCTGGGCATGGGCCTTGTGCTGGCCGACCCAACGGGCGCGACCATCGCGCGTTTCCTGCTTGGTCTGGGCTTCGGCCTGGTGTTCCCGGCCGCGCTGATCTATGCGCGCGGTCTGCTCAGCGGGCCGAACACGGTTTATTGGTTCGGCATCTTCACCAGCATGGTGCCCTTGCCGAACTTCATCGGCCCGCCGCTGGCCGAGTGGTATTTCATGCACTACGGCAGCAAGTGGTTCTTTGTCGTGTTCGCACTGCCCCTGCTCGCCAGCCTGGTGATGATGCGGTTTGTGAAGCGAGACGTGCCGGCTCCCAATACTGGCACGGCGGGTACGGGATATCTGCGTCTGCTGACGATGAAGTCTTTGTGGCTCCCCCATGCCGCCATCGTCATGGTCGGGCTGATGTGGGGCTTCATGCTGTCCTTCATGGCCCTGCTGTTGAAAGGTCAGGCCATCCCAGTGGCGTTCTTCTTCACCAGCGCCACGCTGGCCATGCTGCTGTCACGCTTCACCTTGATGCGATGGCTGGGGCGCATGCCGGCACGGTGGGTGGTCGCGGGTGGCTTGGTGTCGATGAGCGCAGGCTATCTTGCGCTGTCGATGTTGAGCTTGGATAGGTCCATCGTGGCCTTGGCCGGTGTCGTTTTTGGCGTCGGCTACAGCACCGCGTTTCCGGTGCTCAGCCTGTGGGTGGCAGACCAGTTTCCGTTGGCAGAACGCGGACAACCCATGGCCTTGTTCACCGCGGTTTTCCAGACGGCGATCTTCGGGGTGCCCTACCTGGTCGCAAGCATGTCGGCGGCTGGCATGAGCTTGTCACAGACGCTGCTTCCTTTGTCCGCACTCGCACTGAGTTTTGCGTTGCTGATTGTCCTGCTTTCGCCCAAGCGTTCATGA
- a CDS encoding DUF4175 domain-containing protein, producing MDTLIDLLPDLLLFLLIGIAVAPLLLLGLYVVTDYFKLAIADRILDLIGHLLKLQWLTGSVVNIVGGIALAALGVWSMFHFDPQWQRWLGVLLVPFGLWRAWRGLALLRA from the coding sequence ATGGATACGCTGATCGACCTGCTGCCAGACCTGCTGCTATTTCTGCTGATCGGCATTGCGGTGGCTCCCTTGCTGCTGCTTGGGCTGTACGTGGTCACCGACTACTTCAAGCTGGCAATCGCCGATCGAATCCTGGATCTGATCGGACACCTGCTGAAACTTCAATGGTTGACTGGCAGCGTGGTGAACATCGTGGGTGGCATTGCGCTTGCGGCGCTGGGCGTCTGGTCGATGTTCCACTTCGATCCGCAGTGGCAGCGATGGCTCGGCGTATTGCTGGTGCCGTTCGGACTGTGGCGGGCTTGGCGAGGCTTGGCCTTGCTCAGGGCATAG
- a CDS encoding peroxidase-related enzyme (This protein belongs to a clade of uncharacterized proteins related to peroxidases such as the alkylhydroperoxidase AhpD.) has product MSRFPMPDIADLPEDLRTRILAVQEKSGFVPTVFLALAHRPDEFRAFFAYHDALMDKDGGLTKGEREMIVVATSNANECQYCVIAHGAILRIREKNPMIADQVAINYRKADITARQRAMLDYAMKVSQRAAEVSEADFDVLKSHGFTEDDIWDIGAITAFFGMSNRLANMASMKPNPEFYLMGRVPKAAI; this is encoded by the coding sequence ATGTCCCGCTTCCCCATGCCCGACATTGCCGATCTGCCCGAAGACCTGCGCACGCGCATTCTGGCCGTGCAGGAGAAATCCGGTTTTGTGCCCACGGTATTCCTTGCCCTGGCGCACCGCCCGGACGAGTTCCGTGCATTCTTCGCCTATCACGACGCCTTGATGGACAAGGACGGCGGGTTGACGAAGGGCGAGCGCGAGATGATCGTGGTGGCGACCAGCAATGCCAATGAGTGCCAATACTGCGTGATCGCGCACGGCGCTATTTTGCGCATTCGCGAGAAGAACCCGATGATTGCCGATCAGGTGGCGATCAACTATCGCAAGGCCGACATCACCGCTCGCCAGCGAGCGATGCTGGACTATGCGATGAAGGTGTCGCAGCGCGCGGCTGAAGTCAGCGAGGCTGATTTCGATGTACTGAAGTCGCACGGGTTCACCGAAGACGACATCTGGGATATCGGCGCGATCACGGCCTTCTTTGGCATGTCGAATCGACTGGCGAACATGGCCAGCATGAAGCCGAACCCGGAGTTCTATCTGATGGGGCGGGTGCCGAAGGCGGCGATCTGA